In Streptomyces nojiriensis, the sequence CGAGATCCTCCTCGCTGACCACCGCACTTCGGAGCTCCGGCGGGACAGGAAGTGAGCGTACGGCGGAACGGTAGATGAAGCGGCCGCCTGGCGTACCAGCCCTGAGCACGCTGCGCACCGTCGCATGGCGGGACTCCCGGCTCATCCAGTCGAATATGTCCAGAAGGTTGAACTTGTCGACCGACGACTCGGGCAATGAATCGAGGTACTCGGTGAGCCAGGCCGTGACGTTGACTACGCGATCGGCCGTTTGCTTCAGGGTGTCGAAGTTCCGTTCGAGGAGGTAGGGAGGAACGCTCTCCGCGTCCAGGTATGCGCCCAAAAATGCCTGGGCGATGAAATAGTTGTCACGTATCGGGACGGTGGTCAGTACATATTCCATGCGATCGCGTATGTATCGCCCTATGCCATGACGGTCTTGAATCAGGTCGTACTGGGAGGGGTGCATGCCGGCGCAGGCAAGTACCCAGCGGGAGCCGAGGATTTTGAGTACCGACCCGCGCAACAACCGCGGGTGGATCTCGCGGTAATAGAAATCGCGCTGGTCATCGATGTCGCCGACCTCGAAGAACTGACGTATCCGTCGCTCTCCGAGTTGCCATCGCATATAGCGGCGAATCCACTTCAAGAAGAACCCCAGCTTGCCCTGGGCAAGTATCCCGCGTTCCAGTACCCGAGTGTTGCTGTCCCAGTAATTTCGTGCGCCATCAGGCAACTTGGCTCGCAGTGCTCGCCGGTAGATGTCCACGGCCTCCGTGCTGCCACAGGACGTGAGGAGAGAGCAGAAGTCGGCATGGTCAAGGTGTCGGACGCCTGCCAGCTTGAGGTCGAGCAGGTACGTCTGAGCGGGGTTGGGGTCGACGCAGATGAGCCGGCGGGGCCGTAGGCAGAGGAGGTTCAGGCAGTTGCAGCCACCCGACGTGATGGACAGAACGGTGTCCTGGTCCGCCGATATGCGGAGCGCCTCACGATCGAGAAGCGGATCCTCCCAGGACTGGTTGAATACCAACCCGCGGAAGTAGGTGCGTTCTATCAGTCGATTGAGCGTGCTCTTCATAACGCGAGCCCCATCGCCGGCCTGGTCCTGTCGAGATGGGGCAGTAGCACCCATTGCCCCTACTGCCCAACCCCTCCCTGTTGGCTGCATTTGTCACCAAATGCTACTCCGAGTGACTCTTGTTCGCTCCTTGACGCGGCGGTCGCCACCCTGCCGCCCTGTTTCCGGGCGTCCTGGACGCACCGGGCCCGAGGTCTCCTGGCTGACGGCACCCCCGACCTGGCGGATGTGGAGTGGGCCGAAGTGCGCGCGGTGGTGCCGGCGTCAAATGGCCAGCGCTGACCGCTGATTGCTCTTTCGTCCGGCTGACCTCTCTCGGTCTGCTCGGTGAGCATTCCGTACGAGCCGAGAGAGGTCCTCGGGACGCCGCCGACCGCCTACGTCGCCTACCCCCCTGACTCCGCCGGACCGCCCGGTGGACCAGTCGGAGTCCGCTTGGCGTCGCCGACCTTAGGCCGTATCTTTCGGATCTTGCCGGCCGAGCCCGCGGCGTCCGATGCCGTGCCTGGCAAGGCGGAGGGGCGCCCGTGTACTGGACGTACTTGGGTGCCCCGACAACGCGGCCAGGTGCGGTGCCGGGCGTCGCGGGCCCGGCAAGATCCGAAAGAGACGGCCTAGGTGGCCGAAGGCCTGGCCCAGCCACTGGAGCGCGTTCGGCCGTTCCACCGCCTTGGGACCACTTCTTGATCACCGTCTTCGGCGAGTTCCCTCACATCCGAGGGGAATCGGAATCGAAGCAGAAGTGAAGTCTCTTTCCAGTGCTTCGACGCGTGCGGCCGAGTCGACCAAGTCGGCATTTGTCACTGATAGTGGCCGGCCAGGTACGTAGTGTCCGTGTTTGTCTGCCTTCAATAGAGAAGGCGCTATTGTGTCGTAATGCCGTCTCGTCATGGCGGCTCGGTATCAGTGGAGTGGATCATGCCTACCAGCAGTTCCTCGCAACCCCAGCGGGAGAGAGCAGGGACCGAAGCCGGCGCCCGAGCT encodes:
- a CDS encoding DUF3419 family protein — protein: MKSTLNRLIERTYFRGLVFNQSWEDPLLDREALRISADQDTVLSITSGGCNCLNLLCLRPRRLICVDPNPAQTYLLDLKLAGVRHLDHADFCSLLTSCGSTEAVDIYRRALRAKLPDGARNYWDSNTRVLERGILAQGKLGFFLKWIRRYMRWQLGERRIRQFFEVGDIDDQRDFYYREIHPRLLRGSVLKILGSRWVLACAGMHPSQYDLIQDRHGIGRYIRDRMEYVLTTVPIRDNYFIAQAFLGAYLDAESVPPYLLERNFDTLKQTADRVVNVTAWLTEYLDSLPESSVDKFNLLDIFDWMSRESRHATVRSVLRAGTPGGRFIYRSAVRSLPVPPELRSAVVSEEDLAHRLFAQDRSFTYSSFYIYRMDQQRVADQLHRT